The following coding sequences lie in one Spinacia oleracea cultivar Varoflay chromosome 1, BTI_SOV_V1, whole genome shotgun sequence genomic window:
- the LOC110794403 gene encoding inositol-tetrakisphosphate 1-kinase 1-like, whose amino-acid sequence MSKEERKLSGTIGYAIPSNKVETVIQPSLIVHARERGIHLIQVHVDKPLIEQGPFDCLVHKVYGDEWDAQLTQFKSKYPTTVIFDSLTDIERLNNRVSMLELVNHLPVLVQQSDTESYSFGIPKQVEIKASNDSPESLLTTMDEEELTFPVIAKPLSAKSHEMSLVFTFHGLKKVKPPVVLQEFVNHGGVLFKVYVAGDHVKCVKRKSLPDFLVSDSDTAAQFEDIMPFSQISNFDSGDEDDESIKEAEMPSLGFIHSIAKGLREASKLHLFNFDMIKDVREENRYLIIDINYFPGYAKVPGFETMLTDFFWDVINTRMKVMRVPLLVWILEKMVEESKQSVAQKLQT is encoded by the exons ATGTCGAAGGAGGAAAGGAAGCTGAGTGGAACAATAGGATATGCCATCCCCTCCAACAAAGTCGAGACCGTAATTCAGCCTTCTTTGATTGTGCACGCTAGAGAACGAGGAATCCATCTTATTCAAGTTCATGTTGATAAGCCACTCATTGAACAAGGCCCCTTTGACTGCCTAGTCCACAAGGTTTACGGGGATGAATGGGATGCTCAGCTGACTCAGTTCAAATCCAAATACCCGACTACTGTCATCTTTGATTCCCTCACTGACATTGAACGGCTCAACAACCGTGTTTCCATGCTTGAATTGGTGAACCATCTTCCTGTTCTTGTTCAGCAATCAGACACTGAATCTtattcctttgggatacctaaACAG GTAGAGATTAAAGCAAGTAACGACTCACCAGAATCATTGTTGACTACTATGGATGAGGAGGAGTTGACTTTCCCAGTGATTGCCAAACCTCTGTCTGCTAAGTCCCACGAGATGTCCCTCGTGTTCACCTTCCACGGGTTGAAGAAAGTCAAACCACCTGTCGTGCTGCAGGAATTCGTGAACCATGGAGGAGTCCTTTTCAAGGTTTATGTGGCTGGAGACCATGTCAAATGTGTCAAAAGGAAGTCTTTACCTGACTTTCTTGTTTCTGATTCTGATACTGCTGCTCAATTTGAAGATATCATGCCATTTTCTCAAATTTCAAACTTTGATTCTGGGGATGAAGATGATGAATCCATAAAAGAGGCTGAGATGCCCTCATTGGGTTTCATTCACAGTATAGCAAAAGGGTTGAGAGAGGCTTCGAAGCTTCATCTTTTTAATTTTGACATGATTAAAGATGTAAGGGAAGAAAACAGGTATCTTATTATTGACATTAATTACTTCCCAGGTTATGCTAAAGTGCCAGGATTCGAGACCATGTTGACTGACTTTTTCTGGGATGTCATCAACACGAGAATGAAGGTGATGCGGGTCCCACTGCTC
- the LOC110794432 gene encoding uncharacterized protein, protein MQTKKRVSSKSSAREPSSTRTLRSQKKESENVPVLENNAATFITSSARKSTYGRAVAKRDVDSATVSLTSTFSLLEDDACNVSLVTDDVSNGSTVLKERNEETAQCDSGTIFSPSFHLSKGAGEDVMDAETKEACMSSEVSAIYLAMKNSKLECLDEYGQDSMMVDASVEEEEYYEEIDDFDPYFFIKNLPALSTVVPTFRQMLLPKQTRRCPPNTLVLDLDETLVHSSLEPCGDADFTFTVNFNERDHTVYVRCRPYLQDFMERVAGLFEIIIFTASQSIYAEQLLNVLDPKRRVFRHRVFRESCVFVDGNYLKDLSVLGRDLSRVIIIDNSPQAFGFQVDNGIPIESWFDDRSDEELLQLIPFLESLAGVEDVRPMIAQKFNLRHRVAAAVYPSSNSNRGDPFER, encoded by the exons ATGCAGACCAAGAAGAGAGTTTCTTCTAAAAGTTCGGCTCGAGAGCCTTCTAGCACAAGAACACTGAGATCTCAGAAGAAGGAATCTGAAAATGTTCCAGTTCTCGAGAATAATGCTGCAACGTTTATTACCTCATCCGCTAGAAAATCTACCTATG GTAGGGCTGTAGCTAAGAGAGATGTAGATTCTGCTACTGTAAGCTTGACCTCGACATTCAGTTTGTTGGAAGATGATGCATGCAATGTGTCTTTGGTTACTGATGATGTTAGTAATGGTTCTACAGTTCTCAag GAACGTAATGAGGAGACTGCTCAGTGTGATTCGGGCACTATATTTTCACCATCATTTCACTTGTCAAAAGGTGCCGGGGAGGATGTTATGGATGCAG AAACGAAAGAGGCATGCATGTCTTCAGAAGTTTCAGCAATTTATCTTGCTATGAAGAACTCAAAACTGGAATGCTTAGACGAGTATGGACAAGATTCTATGATGGTTGATGCATCTGTGGAGGAAGAGGAATATTATGAGGAAATTGATGACTTTGATCCATACTTCTTTATAAAGAACTTACCCGCATTGTCAACAGTTGTTCCAACATTTCGACAGATGCTGTTACCTAAACAAACACGAAGATGTCCCCCTAACACTCTTGTCTTGGACCTTGATG AGACCTTAGTCCACTCCAGTCTCGAACCTTGTGGTGATGCAGACTTCACATTTACAGTAAATTTTAACGAGAGGGACCATACTGTATATGTCCGTTGTCGACCCTACCTTCAAGATTTCATGGAAAGGGTTGCCGGCCTTTTTGAGATAATTATTTTTACCGCGAGCCAAAGTATTTATGCTGAACAGCTTCTCAATGTGTTAGATCCGAAGAGGAGGGTGTTTCGTCATCGTGTATTTCGCGAATCATGTGTTTTTGTGGATGGAAACTACTTAAAAGATTTGTCAGTTCTTGGTCGTGATTTATCACGTGTTATCATTATTGATAACTCCCCACAG GCATTCGGGTTTCAAGTGGACAACGGAATTCCCATAGAGAGTTGGTTCGATGATCGTTCAGATGAAGAACTACTGCAGTTAATTCCATTTCTGGAGAGCTTGGCTGGGGTTGAAGATGTACGGCCTATGATTGCACAAAAGTTCAATCTGAGACATAGAGTTGCTGCTGCTGTTTATCCATCTTCTAATTCAAACAGAGGGGATCCTTTCGAAAGGTAA
- the LOC110794454 gene encoding REF/SRPP-like protein At1g67360, translating to MENSDETKNRQQELKHLGFVRAATINTIVWLTSVYGYAKINSGPLRSAVGTVETAVTTVVTPVFSKFKDVPDQVLVFLDQKVDMASTKFDDHAPPLAKQVLTQVHIVINQTTQLAKEVVHQARAGGPLAAAQYAANESKELVLNQSVKIFSKIDNFPLIHMITEMTVPTAAHWSEKYNNFISDLRGKGYDVFSYVPLIPIDEITKAFKQSEGGHEGGGGGGAAADDDVDDSSDGEMAESQ from the exons atggaaAACAGTGATGAAACGAAGAACAGGCAACAAGAATTGAAACACCTAGGTTTTGTGAGAGCAGCTACAATCAACACAATCGTGTGGTTAACAAGTGTTTATGGTTATGCTAAGATTAATTCTGGGCCGTTGAGATCAGCTGTTGGAACTGTTGAAACTGCTGTTACTACTGTGGTCACCCCTGTATTCAGTAAATTCAAGGATGTTCCTGATCAAGTCCTTGTTTTTCTTGATCAAAAG GTTGATATGGCTAGTACCAAATTCGATGACCACGCCCCTCCATTAGCCAAACAGGTGCTAACCCAAGTCCACATTGTGATCAATCAAACAACCCAACTAGCCAAAGAGGTCGTTCACCAAGCCCGAGCCGGGGGCCCGTTAGCAGCTGCCCAATACGCTGCCAACGAATCAAAGGAGTTAGTTCTTAATCAATCAGTAAAAATCTTTTCAAAAATCGATAATTTCCCACTCATCCACATGATAACCGAGATGACAGTACCAACAGCAGCACATTGGTCTGAGAAGTACAACAACTTCATCTCAGACTTACGAgggaaagggtacgatgttttcAGCTATGTTCCGTTGATACCGATTGATGAGATCACCAAGGCTTTTAAGCAGTCGGAGGGTGGAcacgaaggtggtggtggtggtggtgctgctgctgatgatgatgttgatgatTCCTCAGATGGTGAAATGGCCGAATCACAATGA
- the LOC110794424 gene encoding vegetative cell wall protein gp1 translates to MSNQQPRPWFRLATLARTSQPQAPVPTPAPAPAPAPAPRPQTQPPSPFPRPTLTRPFRPPPAANQPPPPAKEAAPAAPASFALTPPQPSATRPAPAAAAATTPSPSPPPITTTSGPRAPSATTPTPSLPPPITTSSGPRAPSATTPSSPPPITTTSGTRAPASPPVSAIRSPVMITRTTTTTTTPATPVPAIRSITTTSTPTTPASPVTQKSPPTTSMPSPPKPNIQPSPPSSTPPSPSPPLGPRKISFPSMKQVTLSPPKLPSTPSPPKLSFSSNNQIIPPMPPTLSPPLKASSPPKPYNGAPFASSKSANPLPETPPQSPKNKPYVSPPSPFTLPPSQLKSEFPTEAEKNTVLVQETTAGKPKSIRQKPQSGNYAKPKERDIYNNKKLSTTDSEDSSSSGMRVITITGENKGAIMELGFSSPKRHGSSLNSSHKIINGADKSEEMSKLKQGKGSNRHNNEEVKPVHAYTNSNVQGINSSIIFNSTLSHHDPGVHLSVTRNPLNGHGHGHGHGLQLKEKEQWFSE, encoded by the coding sequence ATGTCAAACCAGCAACCACGCCCTTGGTTTCGTTTAGCCACCCTAGCCCGAACCTCTCAACCACAGGCTCCGGTTCCAACACCAGCACCAGCACCAGCACCAGCACCAGCACCACGGCCTCAAACACAACCACCGTCTCCATTTCCTCGACCTACCCTTACCCGACCATTTAGGCCTCCTCCCGCTGCTAATCAGCCTCCTCCTCCAGCTAAAGAAGCTGCTCCTGCAGCTCCGGCCTCGTTTGCCTTAACTCCTCCCCAACCCTCTGCCACTCGTCCTGcccctgctgctgctgctgccacTACTCCCTCGCCTTCTCCTCCCCCCATCACCACCACTTCAGGACCAAGAGCTCCTTCTGCCACCACTCCCACTCCATCTCTTCCTCCACCCATCACCACCTCCTCAGGACCAAGAGCTCCTTCTGCCACCACTCCTTCCTCTCCTCCACCCATCACCACCACTTCAGGAACAAGAGCTCCTGCATCCCCTCCTGTCTCTGCAATTCGCTCTCCTGTCATGATCACCAGAActaccacaacaacaacaactccTGCAACTCCTGTCCCTGCTATTCGTTCAATCACTACAACTTCAACACCAACAACTCCTGCATCTCCTGTGACTCAAAAGTCCCCTCCTACCACTTCAATGCCATCACCTCCTAAACCAAATATTCAACCTTCTCCACCTTCTTCAACTCCaccttctccttctcctccaTTGGGCCctcgaaaaatatcatttcCTTCCATGAAACAAGTCACTCTTTCTCCTCCGAAATTACCATCTACTCCTTCACCTCCTAAACTCTCATTTTCCTCCAACAATCAAATCATACCTCCTATGCCACCAACTCTTTCTCCTCCACTTAAAGCTTCCTCTCCACCAAAACCCTATAATGGTGCTCCATTTGCATCATCAAAATCAGCTAATCCACTTCCAGAAACTCCTCCTCAATCACCAAAGAACAAACCTTATGTTTCTCCTCCATCTCCCTTTACTCTTCCCCCTTCACAACTCAAGTCTGAATTCCCAACTGAAGCAGAAAAGAATACAGTCCTTGTGCAGGAAACTACTGCAGGGAAGCCGAAATCTATTCGCCAGAAACCTCAAAGTGGAAACTATGCCAAACCAAAAGAAAGAGACATTTATAACAACAAGAAGTTATCAACAACAGATTCTGAGGATAGTAGTAGTAGTGGAATGAGAGTCATAACCATTACTGGTGAAAACAAAGGTGCAATCATGGAACTTGGGTTTTCCTCACCCAAAAGACATGGTTCTTCTTTGAATAGTTCTCACAAGATCATAAATGGTGCTGACAAATCAGAGGAAATGTCTAAGCTGAAGCAAGGTAAGGGTAGTAATCGTCATAATAATGAAGAGGTGAAACCGGTGCATGCTTACACCAACAGTAATGTGCAAGGAATTAATAGCTCTATCATCTTCAACAGTACCTTATCACACCATGATCCTGGAGTTCATCTTTCTGTCACACGAAACCCATTGAACGGTCATGGTCATGGTCATGGTCATGGTTTACAGCTCAAGGAAAAAGAACAATGGTTTTCTGAATAG
- the LOC110794463 gene encoding F-box protein At1g67340, whose translation MRTRRGLCYPKVHAPATTTATMTLSFLKNKQMKVTVRKRSNDNRAFVNGGGGDDKKRSLLLPENEKNDFVFTSFDKVDRVPCRKRARISSEFTAGGSDFFDGLPDDLVVSILCKLSSTASCPADFVNVLLTCKRFNGLGLNSMVLSKASPKTFAIKAKNWSESSHRFLRSCSDSGNVEACYTLGMIRFYCLQNRGSGASLMAKAAINSHAQALYSLAVIQFNGSGGTKSDKDLRAGVALCARAAFLGHVDALRELGHCLQDGYGVRQNVAEGRRFLVQANARELAAALTCSTSASSYIVSSQPVGNRLVSTTTGTIGCPLLSDFGCNVPAPEGHPANQFLTEWFTGRTSENPGPGLRLCSHAGCGRPETRKHEFRRCSVCGAVNYCSRACQALDWKLRHKGDCAPMPRWVEVDEENINAGDVNGNDVNNGDADINAMEMDEDS comes from the exons ATGAGAACTAGAAGAGGACTCTGTTATCCGAAAGTTCATGCTCCCGCCACAACCACCGCCACCATGACTCTCTCTTTTCTTAAGAATAAGCAGATGAAGGTGACGGTGAGGAAGAGGAGTAATGATAACAGAGCTTTTGTTAATGGCGGCGGCGGCGACGATAAAAAGAGATCGTTGTTGTTGccggaaaatgagaaaaacgaTTTTGTTTTTACTAGTTTTGATAAAGTAGACAGAGTTCCTTGCCGGAAAAGAGCGAGAATCTCGTCGGAGTTTACAGCCGGCGGTTCGGATTTCTTCGACGGGTTGCCGGACGATCTCGTCGTTTCTATTCTGTGCAAGCTCAGTTCTACCGCTTCTTGTCCTGCCGATTTTGTCAACGTTCTCTTAAC TTGCAAGAGATTCAACGGATTAGGTCTTAATTCAATGGTGTTATCGAAAGCTTCTCCGAAAACATTCGCCATTAAAGCTAAGAATTGGTCTGAATCTTCTCATCGCTTCCTAAGATCCTGCTCCGACTCCGGAAATGTCGAAGCTTGCTACACTCTCGGCATG ATTCGATTCTACTGTTTACAAAACCGAGGAAGCGGAGCGTCACTAATGGCTAAAGCAGCGATTAACTCTCACGCGCAAGCTCTCTACTCCTTAGCGGTGATCCAATTCAATGGAAGCGGAGGAACAAAGAGTGACAAAGACCTACGCGCAGGAGTCGCGTTATGTGCACGTGCCGCCTTCTTAGGCCACGTAGACGCCCTCCGCGAGCTCGGCCACTGCCTACAAGACGGATACGGCGTCCGCCAAAACGTCGCCGAAGGGCGTCGTTTCCTTGTTCAGGCCAACGCTCGTGAGCTCGCCGCCGCTCTCACGTGCTCCACCTCAGCTTCCTCCTATATTGTCTCATCTCAGCCAGTTGGAAACCGCCTTGTGTCAACCACCACCGGAACAATCGGTTGTCCTTTGCTGAGTGACTTCGGTTGTAATGTTCCGGCACCGGAAGGTCACCCGGCGAATCAGTTCTTAACCGAATGGTTTACCGGTCGGACCAGTGAAAATCCTGGACCGGGATTAAGGCTTTGTTCTCACGCCGGGTGCGGTAGACCGGAGACACGTAAGCACGAATTTCGACGTTGTTCAGTTTGCGGTGCCGTGAATTACTGTTCGCGTGCTTGTCAAGCGCTTGATTGGAAGTTGAGGCATAAGGGTGACTGCGCTCCTATGCCTAGGTGGGTTGAAGTTGATGAAGAAAACATTAACGCCGGTGACGTTAACGGTAACGATGTTAATAACGGAGACGCTGATATAAACGCTATGGAAATGGATGAGGACAGTTAA